The genomic stretch CGGTCAGTTCCCGGCCGACAAGGTCCAGGGGCGGCTGGTGCTGCCGCTGGATGCGCAGCTGAAGAAGGAAGTGGAGAAGCTGAAGTACATCGCCGCGCGCAACCCGTCGGCGCCCTTCAGTGGGGAGCTGTCCGTCATCGCGGACAAGAAGATTCCCTACGACATGCTCCTCACCGTGCTCTACACGGCGGGGCAGAACGAGCTGGAGAACTACCGCTTCGTGGTGCTCCAGAAAGAGGGCGAGTAGCACGCTCCCGGGGCGGCACCGGGAGCGCGCGCTCGCATCGCCTCAGAGAGACGGGCTGGCCATGGGGCCGCCGCGCGTCTCGAGTTCGTGGATGCTGGCGTCCTCCTCGCAGCGGATGGCGAAGGGCAGGGCCTCCAGGCGTTCGATGGGAATCTCGAAGCCGCAGTCCACGCACTCGCCGAACACGCCCATCTCCATGCGGCGCAGCGCCGCGTCGATGAGCATGATTTCGCGCCGCTGCGATTCCATCAGACTGGAAAGGGTGTAGTCGGCCAGCTCGGACTGGGCGTTCTCTTCGTATTCGGGGTCCCGCTCCTGGTTCTTCAGGGCGGTGAGCTCGCGGTGCGCACCCTCGTTGGCGCTGAGAATCTCCCGGCGGCGGCGCTGCAGGAGTTCGCGGATCCGGATCAGGTCCTGATTTCGGCGGGTCGCCATGGCTTCGGTACTCCCAGTGTTCGAGTTCATTGGCGCTCGCCCGGTTGCTGGCCGCCCCCGAGCGGCGAACGCGAGAAACGTAGGGGTTCAACCCAGGTAGGGAAACCGCGCCTTCCAGCCGGAGACGGAGGCGGCCTGCTGGGCAGCCGGCCAGGTGCGAATCCATTGCGAAAGCGTGGGGTTGCACACGGCTGAATCGACACTGGGCCAGGGCGTGTCAGTCCTGCTAACAGTTGCTGGACGGCCCAGCGGCGCGGGCCTGGAGGAAGCGGATGGCGGATCAGAAGCAGCGGGTGACGGTGATTGGCGGCGGCCTGGCGGGGACGGAGTGTGCCTACCAGCTCGCCCGCCGCGGGGTGCCGGTGGTGCTGCGGGAGATGAAGCCCCAGAAGCGCTCGCCCGCGCACAAGTCGGACACGCTGGCGGAGCTGGTGTGCAGCAACTCGCTGCGCTCGGACAACCCGGAGAGCGCCATTGGCCTGCTACACGCGGAGCTGCGCGCGCTGGGCTCGCTGGTGCTGGGCGCGGCGGACGCGAACCGGGTGCCCGCGGGTGACGCGCTGGCGGTGGAGCGTGAGCGCTTCTCCGCCACGATTACGGAGTCCCTGCTGCGCCAGCCCGGCGTGGAGATGGTGGCCGGCGAGGTGGAGCACCTGCCCGAGGACGGCCCGGTGGTGATTGCCACGGGACCGCTCACGTCGGACGCGCTCACGCGGGAGCTGGAGCGCCACGTGGGCGCCAAGCTCTACTTCTATGACTCCATCGCGCCCATCCTGTCGGCGGACTCCATCGACATGAACGTGGCGTTCCGCCAGAGCCGCTACGGCAAGGGCGGCGGGGACGACTACCTCAACCTGCCGATGACGAAGGACGAGTACTACCGCTTCATCGCCGAGGTGAAGGCGGGTCAGAAGGTGGTGCCCCACGCTTTCGAGGAACCCAAGTACTTCGAAGGGTGTCTGCCCATTGAAGTGATGGCCGAGCGTGGCGACGACACCCTGGCCTACGGGCCCATGAAGCCGGTGGGCCTGAGGGACCCGCGCACGGGCCAGGATCCCCACGCGGTGGTTCAGCTGCGCATGGAGGACGTGGGCGGCACGTCCTGGAACATGGTGGGCTTCCAGACGCGGCTGACCTGGGGTGAACAGAAGCGCATCTTCAGCAACTTCATCCCCGGACTTCAGCAAGCGGAGTTCCTCCGGATGGGGCAGATCCACCGGAACACCTTCATCGACTCGCCCCGGCTGCTGGCGAAGGACTTGTCGCTGAAGACGGAGCCCCGGCTCTACTTCGCCGGGCAGATCTCCGGCGTGGAGGGCTACGTGGAGAGCGCGGCATGTGGATACCTGGTGGCGTTGGCGCTGCACGCCCGGCTGACGGGGACGGAGTTCGTTCCGCCGCCGGCCACCACGGCGATGGGCGCGCTGCTGCGGCACGTGACGGGCGAGGCGCATCCGCCGGACTACCCGCACCAGCCCACCAACATCATCTTCGGCATCTTTCCGCCGCTGACCGGGCGGATGAAGAAGGCGGAGAAGCGCGCGGCGTATTCGGCGCGAGCGAAGCAGGACCTGGCGGCATGGCTGCCGCATGCGGGCGTCCCGGCGGCGGGCGCCCCCGAGCACGTGGATCAGAGGAGCGCATGATGCGGATGCGGCAGGGGCGGCTGTGGACCGCGGGCCTGATGGCCTCGCTGGTGATGGCGGGCACGGGCTGCAAGCAGGGGGAGAATGGCGGCTCGGAGGCCCCGGGCGTGCGGCGAACCAAGGCCGCCGCGACGGCGGAGAAGTCGCCACCGCCCGGTGCCCCTGGCGCGGGGCAGGGCACGCTGCTGGCCTCGGGGCGCGTGACGGACCTGCGGGTGACGCCGGACGGCCGCTTCGCCACGTACATCGTCAACGGGCAGAAGCCCCGGATGGATGGCATCCCGCCGCAGATGGTGCTGGGCGAGCTGTACGTGGTTCCGGTGGAGGGCGGCGAACCGCGCAAGCTGGGCGAGGGCGTGACGAACGTCCCGGGCGGCCAGCTGGTGGCGCCAGGCTCGAAGCACGTCCTCTTCCTCTCCGGCTACAGCCCGGCGACGCAGTCGGGCTCGCTGACCGTGGCGTCGTTGGATGACGCGAAGGCGGCGCCTGTCATGCTGGGCACGGCGGTCAGCTACATGCTGCCCAGCCCGGATGGGACGAAGCTGGCCTACGTGGACGGCGGCAAGCTGAAGCTGGGGGCGCTGCCGTCGGGGCCCTTCACGGACGTGGCGGCGGAGGTCAGCACGGCCCAGTTCACGCCGGACGGCAAGACGCTGCTCTTCAAGCGCCGGCTGTCCGCGGCGGGGGGCCTTGCGGCCATCTCCGTGGAGAAGCCAGACGCGCCGCCCGTCAAGGTGGGGGACCAGGTGGGGGACTACGAAGTCTCCCCGGATGGTCAGCGCGTGGCCTTCCAGGTGCGCAGCGAGTCGGTGCGGGGGCTGTATGACTTGTACCTGGCGGAGCTGCCGGAGCTGAAGGCGAAGCGGCTGGCGGTGGCCTCGGGGGTGTTTGCCTTTTCGCCCGACGGCAAGTGGCTGGCGCGCACGGAGAATGGCAAGCCGAACGTGCCCGGGGACTTGCACCTGGGCCCGGCGACGGGGGGCGCGGGGCGCAAGCTGGGCGTGCAGGTGGAGAAGCTGGTCTTCTCGCCGGACTCGCAGGCGGTGGGCTTCCTGGAGAAGTATGACTCGACGGCGAACGCGGGGCTGATGTCGGTGGCCGCGCTGCCGGACGGCACGACGAAGCAGGTGGGCGGCCGCGTGCCCAACTTCGTCTGGGGCTCGGACGGGCGCTATGTGGCGTTCCTCTCGCGCATCCTCAAGCCCGCGTACTCGGTGGACCTGATGCTGTACACCCTGGGTGAGGAGCGGGCGGCGAAGGTGCAGCAGGGCGTCTTCGGCTATGGCTTCACGCCGGGCAACGGGCAGGTGGTGTTCCGCTCCAACTGCATCCGCAACGGGCGCTCGTGTGACTTCATGGCCATGGACCTGCCCCGGCAGGCGGACCCCCGCACGTGGCTGCAGGGCATCTTCAGCTACAAGCTGTCCGAGGACGGCCAGCGGGTGCTCGTCACCTATGCCCGCATGGACTCGGACACCTATGACGTGGCGGTGTACGACGTGAAGACGCAGGCGCGGAAGACGCTGGACCAGGGCGTCCAGGTGCCGGTGTCCTTCGGGGGCAAGAATGACTCGCTTGCCGTGTACGCCATTACGCAGGGGCCCAAGGCCGGCATCTACAGCGTCCCCGCGACGCCGTAGCTTTTGACTGTTGAGGATCGTGCGATTCGCCGGGCGGTGTGCTTACTTCCGCCGCCTGAATGGCTTCGCTCATCTATCGCCGCTACGGCGGCTCGCTCCAGGTCGACATCCCCTCCTTCGATGTGCTGGTGGAGGCCATCCGCATCCCTGAAACGCAGTGGATTGCCACGGCGTGCCCGTTGGAGGGCCTGAGCTGTGATCCTCGCCTGCTGACGTTGATGGACGCGGACGGCAATGGCCGCATCCGCGTGGCGGAGGTGCGCACGGCGGTGGACTGGGCCGCCAAACAGCTCAAGGACCGGCGCGGCGCGGACGCCTCCAGTGACGTGCTGGAGCTGGACGCGCTCAGCGAGGAGGCGAAGCCCCTGCGCGGCGCGGCGGAGATGATTCTCCGGACGCTGAAGGCGACGGACGCCGGGCGCATCTCCCTGGCGCAGGTTCGCGAGAGCGAGAAGGCCCTGCGAGAGGCCGGGCAGAACGGCGATGGCATCGTCGCGCCCGAGCACCTGCCCGAGCACCTGCGGCCCCTGGCCCAGGAGCTGATGGCCAGCTTTCCCGCGCTGACGAACCGGGCGGGCAAGGTGGGCGTGGACGCGACGCTGGTGGCACGCTTCCGCGAGGAGCGCGCGAAGCTGAGGGAGCACCGGGAGAAGCAGGGCGCGGCGTTCGTCTGGGGCGACGTCAGCCTGGACACGGCGAAGCGCGTGCGCGACGTGGCGCCGCTGCTGGATGCGTACTTCGTGCAGTGCCGGTTGGTGGCCGCGCAGCCCGAAGCGGCGGCGAGCCTGCGCCTGCGCGCGGAGCGGGTGGAGGGGGCGCTGGGTGACGTGGCGGCGCTGGGGAAGGCGGCGGGCGACCTGCCCATCGCGCCGCCGGATGCGTCGGGTGTGCTGGAGTGGGCCCGTCTCCTGCGCGGGCCCGCGTACGAGGTGCTGGATGCGTTCCGGACGGACGTCGCCACGCCGATGACGGGGGATTCGCAGCGACTGTCGGACTCGGCGTGGCGGGAGTTGGCGGCGAAGGCGGACGGCGTGCTGGCGTGGCAGGCACAGCTCGAGGCGAACCCGGTGCGCAAGCTGATGGACACGCTGCCGTCGGTTTCGGACGCGGACCTTGGTGCCCTGGACGCCGCGAGCGCGGCGGACCTCGCGCTCAAGCCCACGCTGGATGCAGTCAACGAGTTGGAGCGGTTGGTGCTCTACCAGCGCTGGCTGCTGCTGTTCGCGAACAACTTCATCAGCATGCCCAGCCTCTACATGCCCAAGCGGTTGGCGCTGGTGGAGAAGGGGACGCTCATCCTGGGCGGGCGCAAGTACACGCTGTCGGTGCTGGTGACGAACCGGGCCGCGCACTCCGCGCTCACCGCGCTGGGGACCACCTGCATCCTCTACGTCCAGGTGGCGCCGAAGGACGGGACGCCCGGGTATGAAGTGGCGGTGCCGGTGACGAGCGGCCGGAGCACGGAGCTCGCGGTGGGCAAGCGGGGCGTCTTCTACGACGTGGACGGCGTGGAGAGCGACGCCATCGTGACGCAGGTGGTGCGTCAGCCCGTGTCGCTGTGGGAGGCGATGACCATGCCCTTCGCGCGCATTGGTGACTTCATCACCAGTAAGGTGGAGGGCCTGGCCTCGGCGGGGGAGAAGACGTTCGATTCGACGCTGGAGCAGGGCTACACGAACGCGACGAACGCGCCGCTGGTGGCGCCTCCTCCGGCGGCGGGCGCGGCTCCCGCTGCCGCCGCGGCGCCCGCGGGAGGCGGGTTGGCGGGCATCGTGGCGGCGGGCGGCCTGGCGGCGGCGGCGCTGGGGTCGTCCTTCGCGTTCATCATGACGCAGGTGAAGTCGCTGACGCTGGTGGACCTCATCTCCGCGGCGACGCTGATTGCCATTGTCGTCATGGCCCCGGCGGGGCTCCTGGGCTGGCTGAAGCTGCGCCGGCGCAACCTGGCGCTGCTGTTGGAAGGCTCGGGCTGGGCGCTGAATGACCGTCTGATGCTGACGCCGGAGCTGTCCTCGCTGGTGACGCGCCGTCCGAAGCTGCCCTCGAACGCCCGGGTGGACCGCATGGACATGGTGCGCTCGGCGCTGGCTCGGCAGCAGCAGGACGACGAGGCGGAGGGCACGTCCGGGTGGACGAAGCTGGCCATCACGCTGGCGGTGATTTTCGTCCTGCTCTGGCAGATCCGGATTCCGCTGCTGACCTGGTTCTGCCACGCGGGCTGGTTGTCTCAGGACACTTGCCTGGCGGTGTTGCCGTCCCAGGCGGAACCGGCTCCGGCGGCGGCAGCGGCGCCTGCCGCGGCTCCAGCCAAGGCACCGTAGGCTCACCGCGAATCTTGCCAGGATTTCTCCGGCCCGTAGGCTCGTCCCCGATGACGAGCCTGTCGCCGCTGCTGGAGAAGTTCCGCGCCCACCTGGAGGACGAGAAGGGCTCGTCCCCGCACACGGTGCGCAACTACCTCATCGACCTGGTGGACTTCGAGCGCTACCTGGTGGAGCGAATGAAGTTGTCGCTCCTGTCGGGGACGCACGCGGCGATTCGTGGCTACCTGGGCACGTTGAGCACGGACCACGCCCCGGCGAGCCGGGCGCGGCGGTTGGCGAGCATCAAGTCGTTCTACAAGTACCTCGTTCGGCAGAAGCTGTTGCCCGCGAGCCCCGCGAAGCTGGTGAAGAGTCCGAAGCTGCCGAAGACGCTGCCCAAGGTGCTGCCGGTGGAGGAGGTCTTCGCCATCCTGGACATGCCCGACCTGAAGACGGTGCTCGGGCTGCGGGACAGGGCGATTCTCGAGCTGCTCTATGGCGGCGGCCTGCGTATCAGTGAGTTGTGCGGGTTGGACATGCTGGACATCGACCGGAGCGGGCGAATCGTCCGGGTGATGGGCAAGGGGAGCAAGGAGCGGCTCGTGCCCGTGAATGCGCAGTCCATCCGGGCGCTGGAGGCGTACCTCGCGAGGCGGGGAGAGCTGCTGGCCACGATTCGGAAGGACCAGGCGCCGGATGCGATGTTCCTCAACTTCCGGGGTGGACGCCTGACGCCGAGGAGCATCGCGCGGCACCTGGATACATACGTGCTGAAGTGCGCGCTGACGCGGAAGGTGAGCCCGCACGCCATGCGTCACTCCTTCGCCACGCACCTGCTGGGCGGCGGCGCGGACATCCGCAGCATCCAGGAGTTGCTGGGCCATTCGAGCCTGTCCACCACGCAGCGGTATACCCAGGTGACGTGGGAGCAGCTCCAGCAGGTCTACGACTCCGCGCATCCGCGGGCGTGAGTGCTCGTCGACCAGGCGACGCCGCGTGATGGGGACCGTCATTGCTATCGCGAACGGGCTGGCTTGGTTCCTCCTGCCCTGGGTTTGTTGACGGACGGGTACACCGCGTTTCTGTTCCTCGGGACGGCACGCATGCAGCAGATGGCTTCGGGCGTTCCCGTGGTCTCACTGATTTTTTACGCCCGGTTCTGCTCCATTCGTTCGGCGTTGTCCCTGTCCTGTTTTGCCCCGGTACTCGCGGCGTTCTGTCTCGTCCATCTGGGCGTGCAGTGGGGCTTGCCGGTGCTATTTGGCGCGCCAGCGGTCGTGGCGTCGAACCTGGGGCGTGGGCTGGGCGTAGGGGTAGCGAATCCCTATGTGGGGTGTCATAGCTGCTCGATGTGACCCCTCCTGCGCTCATCACCCTTGGCGTCCTCGCCGTCTCCCTGGTGCTCTTCGTGAGCGACCGGGTACGGCTGGACATCGTGGCGTTGCTCGCGCTGCTGTCGCTCCTCCTCTTCGACATCGTTCCTGTGGAGGATGCGCTCGCGGGTTTCAGCAACCCGGTGGTCATCATGCTCGTGGGGCTCTTCGTGATTGGCGGCGCCATCACGGAGACAGGGCTGGCGGGGTGGCTGGGACAGCGGCTGGGGCACCTCGCGGGGGAAGGGGAGGGGCGCACCATCGCCGTGGTGATGCTGGCCACCGCCGCGCTGTCTGCCTTCATGAGCTCCACGGGGACCGTGGCCATCCTGATGCCGGTGGTGGGGACGCTCGCCCTCCGGCGCGGAATCGCGCCCGCTCGCATCTACCTGCCCTTCGCGTTCGCCGCCCACCTGGGCAGCATGCTGACGCTTATCAGCACCCCGCCGAACCTCATCGTGAGTGGGGCGCTTCGGGATGCAGGCCATGAGCCGTTCCGCTTCTTCACCTTCTTCCCCATCGGTGTGGTGATGCTCGCCGCGGGCATGCTGTTCCTCATCTTCGTCGGCAAATACCTGCTGCCCTCGGCGGCGCAGGGGCAGGTCGCGGCGCAGGCCGTGCTGTCGCCCGAGGACTTCGCCACTGAGTACGGCCTGGGAACGATGCTTCATTCCCTCCGCGTTCCTCGTGGTTCGAAGCTCATGGGCCGGACGCTCGGCGAAGCCAACCTGCGCTCCGCGCACGCAGTGAACGTGGTGGGCATCTCATTGGCGGGCGCTGCGCATCCGGTGGTTCCGCACCGTCCCTTCGGAGCGAACGAAGTCCTGGTCGTCCAGGGCCATGAGGATGCAGTCGTCGCGACGGTGGAGCACTGGGGGTTGGAGCGGCTCCCGTCCTTGCAATCGCTGTCGCTGCCTCCCGAGGAGTCGCTCGCGGAGGTGGTGATTCCCCGCCGCTCGGCGCTGGTGGGCCGGACGCTCCGTCAGGCGCGCTTTCGCGACCAGTTCCGGGCCACGGTGCTCGCGATTCGCCGGGGCACGGACGCGGTGGTGGATGCCTCGTCTCCCGCACTCAAGGACTTCACGCTGCGGCGCGGCGACACCCTGCTCGTGAAGGGCCGCAAGAAGCACCTGCGCAACCTGTCCGAGGCCCGAAGGGACCTCGTTCTCCTCGCCGAACCCGACCCGCGCACCGACCGCCTCGCGGACCCGCGGCGGGCGGCGCTCACCGTCGTCATCACCCTGGCGATGTTGACGGTGATGGCCCTGGGCCTGCTGCCCAACGTGGTTGCTGTGCTGCTCGCGGCGGTGGCCATGGTGCTCACGGGTTGCGTGCGCTCCTCGGAAGTCTACCGCACGGTCAACTGGGAGAGCGTCGTGCTCATCGCCGGAATGTTCCCGCTGGCCACCGCGCTGGAGCGGACCGGCGTGACGCAACTGGCGGTGGCGGGCCTGGAGCGGCTCTTCACCGGCGCCAGCCCTCACGCCGTATTGGCGGTGCTCGCCATCGTGACGTCCACACTGGGCTTGTTCATCTCCAACACGGCCACCGCCGTCCTCGTGGCCCCGGTGGCCCTCCGCATCGCGGAGTCCATGGACCTCCGGCCCGAGCCGCTGTTGATGGCGGTGGCGATCACCGCGTCGGCGGCGTTCGCCACGCCCATCGCGTCGCCCGTGAACACGCTGGTCATGAGCCCTGGGGGCTACCGGTTCGCCGACTATGCCCGGGTGGGCATCCCGCTCCAGGTGCTCATCGTCGCGCTGGCGGTGCTGGTAGTGCCGTGGGTGCTTCCTTTTTGAAGTCTGAGAGCAGACAGCCAGTCACTGTTCCTTGGAAACACCGCGCCCGGCTTGTTAAACCCCGGGTCCTATGTTCCACGGCACCACCATTCTTTGCGTGCGGCGCGACGGGAAGGTCGCCATCGCCAGCGACGGCCAGGTCTCCCTCGAAAAGACCGTGATGAAGAACACGGCGAAGAAGGTCCGCCGGCTGGGCGAAGGCCAGGTGCTCGCCGGCTTCGCTGGCAGCACCGCGGACGCCTTCACGCTCTTCGAGCGCTTCGAGGCCAAGCTCAAGGAGCACCAGAAGAACATGGCCCGCGCCTGCGTGGAGCTGGGCAAGGACTGGCGCACCGACCGCTTCCTCCGCCGGCTGGAAGCGCTCCTCATCGTCGCCGACAAGGAGAAGACGTTCATCCTCTCCGGCGCGGGTGACGTGATTGAACCCGACTACGGCATCGCCGCCGTGGGCAGTGGTGGCCCCTACGCGTTCGCCGCCGCGCGCGCCCTCATGGCGCACACGCAGATGTCTGCTCGCGACGTGGTGCACCAGTCGCTCACCATCGCGGGTGAAATCGACATCTACACCAACGCCAACATCTCCATCGAAGAGCTCTAGGAGACACACCCCGTGGCCGAATCGCGCAAGTTGTCCGCCTTCACGCCTCGCGAGGTCGTCAGCGAGCTGGACCGCTACATCGTCGGGCAGAACGCCGCCAAGCGCGCCGTCGCCATTGCCCTGCGCAACCGGTGGCGCCGCCAGCAGGTCAACGACGACCTGCGGGACGAAATCCACCCGAAGAACATCATCATGATTGGCCCCACTGGCGTGGGGAAGACGGAGATTGCCCGCCGCCTGGCGAAGCTCGCCCAGGCGCCCTTCGTCAAGGTGGAGGCCTCCAAGTTCACCGAGGTCGGCTACGTCGGCCGTGACGTCGAGTCGATGAT from Myxococcus xanthus encodes the following:
- a CDS encoding TraR/DksA family transcriptional regulator; translated protein: MATRRNQDLIRIRELLQRRRREILSANEGAHRELTALKNQERDPEYEENAQSELADYTLSSLMESQRREIMLIDAALRRMEMGVFGECVDCGFEIPIERLEALPFAIRCEEDASIHELETRGGPMASPSL
- the trmFO gene encoding methylenetetrahydrofolate--tRNA-(uracil(54)-C(5))-methyltransferase (FADH(2)-oxidizing) TrmFO — encoded protein: MADQKQRVTVIGGGLAGTECAYQLARRGVPVVLREMKPQKRSPAHKSDTLAELVCSNSLRSDNPESAIGLLHAELRALGSLVLGAADANRVPAGDALAVERERFSATITESLLRQPGVEMVAGEVEHLPEDGPVVIATGPLTSDALTRELERHVGAKLYFYDSIAPILSADSIDMNVAFRQSRYGKGGGDDYLNLPMTKDEYYRFIAEVKAGQKVVPHAFEEPKYFEGCLPIEVMAERGDDTLAYGPMKPVGLRDPRTGQDPHAVVQLRMEDVGGTSWNMVGFQTRLTWGEQKRIFSNFIPGLQQAEFLRMGQIHRNTFIDSPRLLAKDLSLKTEPRLYFAGQISGVEGYVESAACGYLVALALHARLTGTEFVPPPATTAMGALLRHVTGEAHPPDYPHQPTNIIFGIFPPLTGRMKKAEKRAAYSARAKQDLAAWLPHAGVPAAGAPEHVDQRSA
- a CDS encoding PD40 domain-containing protein, with product MMRMRQGRLWTAGLMASLVMAGTGCKQGENGGSEAPGVRRTKAAATAEKSPPPGAPGAGQGTLLASGRVTDLRVTPDGRFATYIVNGQKPRMDGIPPQMVLGELYVVPVEGGEPRKLGEGVTNVPGGQLVAPGSKHVLFLSGYSPATQSGSLTVASLDDAKAAPVMLGTAVSYMLPSPDGTKLAYVDGGKLKLGALPSGPFTDVAAEVSTAQFTPDGKTLLFKRRLSAAGGLAAISVEKPDAPPVKVGDQVGDYEVSPDGQRVAFQVRSESVRGLYDLYLAELPELKAKRLAVASGVFAFSPDGKWLARTENGKPNVPGDLHLGPATGGAGRKLGVQVEKLVFSPDSQAVGFLEKYDSTANAGLMSVAALPDGTTKQVGGRVPNFVWGSDGRYVAFLSRILKPAYSVDLMLYTLGEERAAKVQQGVFGYGFTPGNGQVVFRSNCIRNGRSCDFMAMDLPRQADPRTWLQGIFSYKLSEDGQRVLVTYARMDSDTYDVAVYDVKTQARKTLDQGVQVPVSFGGKNDSLAVYAITQGPKAGIYSVPATP
- a CDS encoding kinesin, which encodes MASLIYRRYGGSLQVDIPSFDVLVEAIRIPETQWIATACPLEGLSCDPRLLTLMDADGNGRIRVAEVRTAVDWAAKQLKDRRGADASSDVLELDALSEEAKPLRGAAEMILRTLKATDAGRISLAQVRESEKALREAGQNGDGIVAPEHLPEHLRPLAQELMASFPALTNRAGKVGVDATLVARFREERAKLREHREKQGAAFVWGDVSLDTAKRVRDVAPLLDAYFVQCRLVAAQPEAAASLRLRAERVEGALGDVAALGKAAGDLPIAPPDASGVLEWARLLRGPAYEVLDAFRTDVATPMTGDSQRLSDSAWRELAAKADGVLAWQAQLEANPVRKLMDTLPSVSDADLGALDAASAADLALKPTLDAVNELERLVLYQRWLLLFANNFISMPSLYMPKRLALVEKGTLILGGRKYTLSVLVTNRAAHSALTALGTTCILYVQVAPKDGTPGYEVAVPVTSGRSTELAVGKRGVFYDVDGVESDAIVTQVVRQPVSLWEAMTMPFARIGDFITSKVEGLASAGEKTFDSTLEQGYTNATNAPLVAPPPAAGAAPAAAAAPAGGGLAGIVAAGGLAAAALGSSFAFIMTQVKSLTLVDLISAATLIAIVVMAPAGLLGWLKLRRRNLALLLEGSGWALNDRLMLTPELSSLVTRRPKLPSNARVDRMDMVRSALARQQQDDEAEGTSGWTKLAITLAVIFVLLWQIRIPLLTWFCHAGWLSQDTCLAVLPSQAEPAPAAAAAPAAAPAKAP
- a CDS encoding tyrosine recombinase XerC — protein: MTSLSPLLEKFRAHLEDEKGSSPHTVRNYLIDLVDFERYLVERMKLSLLSGTHAAIRGYLGTLSTDHAPASRARRLASIKSFYKYLVRQKLLPASPAKLVKSPKLPKTLPKVLPVEEVFAILDMPDLKTVLGLRDRAILELLYGGGLRISELCGLDMLDIDRSGRIVRVMGKGSKERLVPVNAQSIRALEAYLARRGELLATIRKDQAPDAMFLNFRGGRLTPRSIARHLDTYVLKCALTRKVSPHAMRHSFATHLLGGGADIRSIQELLGHSSLSTTQRYTQVTWEQLQQVYDSAHPRA
- a CDS encoding SLC13 family permease, translating into MTPPALITLGVLAVSLVLFVSDRVRLDIVALLALLSLLLFDIVPVEDALAGFSNPVVIMLVGLFVIGGAITETGLAGWLGQRLGHLAGEGEGRTIAVVMLATAALSAFMSSTGTVAILMPVVGTLALRRGIAPARIYLPFAFAAHLGSMLTLISTPPNLIVSGALRDAGHEPFRFFTFFPIGVVMLAAGMLFLIFVGKYLLPSAAQGQVAAQAVLSPEDFATEYGLGTMLHSLRVPRGSKLMGRTLGEANLRSAHAVNVVGISLAGAAHPVVPHRPFGANEVLVVQGHEDAVVATVEHWGLERLPSLQSLSLPPEESLAEVVIPRRSALVGRTLRQARFRDQFRATVLAIRRGTDAVVDASSPALKDFTLRRGDTLLVKGRKKHLRNLSEARRDLVLLAEPDPRTDRLADPRRAALTVVITLAMLTVMALGLLPNVVAVLLAAVAMVLTGCVRSSEVYRTVNWESVVLIAGMFPLATALERTGVTQLAVAGLERLFTGASPHAVLAVLAIVTSTLGLFISNTATAVLVAPVALRIAESMDLRPEPLLMAVAITASAAFATPIASPVNTLVMSPGGYRFADYARVGIPLQVLIVALAVLVVPWVLPF
- the hslV gene encoding ATP-dependent protease subunit HslV, whose amino-acid sequence is MFHGTTILCVRRDGKVAIASDGQVSLEKTVMKNTAKKVRRLGEGQVLAGFAGSTADAFTLFERFEAKLKEHQKNMARACVELGKDWRTDRFLRRLEALLIVADKEKTFILSGAGDVIEPDYGIAAVGSGGPYAFAAARALMAHTQMSARDVVHQSLTIAGEIDIYTNANISIEEL